One segment of Pan paniscus chromosome 20, NHGRI_mPanPan1-v2.0_pri, whole genome shotgun sequence DNA contains the following:
- the LOC100977684 gene encoding UMP-CMP kinase, protein MLSRCRSRLLHVLGLSFLLQTRRPILLCSPRLMKPLVVFVLGGPGAGKGTQCARIVEKYGYTHLSAGELLRDERKNPDSQYGELIEKYIKEGKIVPVEITISLLKREMDQTMAANAQRNKFLIDGFPRNQDNLQGWNKTMDGKADVSFVLFFDCNNEICIERCLERGKSSGRSDDNTESLEKRIQTYLQSTKPIIDLYEEMGKVKKIDASKSVDEVFDEVVQIFDKEG, encoded by the coding sequence ATGCTGAGCCGCTGCCGCAGCCGGCTGCTCCACGTCCTGGGCCTTAGCTTCCTGCTGCAGACCCGCCGGCCGATTCTCCTCTGCTCTCCACGTCTCATGAAGCCGCTGGTCGTATTCGTCCTCGGCGGCCCCGGCGCCGGCAAGGGGACCCAGTGCGCCCGCATCGTCGAGAAATATGGCTACACACACCTTTCTGCAGGAGAGCTGCTTCGTGATGAAAGGAAGAACCCAGATTCACAGTATGGTGAACTTATTGAAAAGTACATTAAAGAAGGAAAGATTGTACCAGTTGAGATAACCATCAGTTTATTAAAGAGGGAAATGGATCAGACAATGGCTGCCAATGCTCAGAGGAATAAATTCTTGATTGATGGGTTTCCAAGAAATCAAGACAACCTTCAAGGATGGAACAAGACCATGGATGGGAAGGCAGATGTATCTTTCGTTCTCTTTTTTGACTGTAATAATGAGATCTGTATTGAACGATGTCTTGAGAGGGGAAAGAGTAGTGGTAGGAGTGATGACAACACAGAGAGCTTGGAAAAGAGAATTCAGACCTACCTTCAGTCAACAAAGCCAATTATTGACTTAtatgaagaaatggggaaagtcaAGAAAATAGATGCTTCTAAATCTGTTGATGAAGTTTTTGATGAAGTTGTGCAGATTTTTGACAAGGAAGGCTAA